One genomic window of Providencia hangzhouensis includes the following:
- the rfaQ gene encoding lipopolysaccharide core heptosyltransferase RfaQ, translating into MKKQFKKILVIKMRFHGDMLLTTPVISSLKHQYPDAEIDVLLYQDTIPILSENAEINALYGMAGKKSGGLSKACNFIKLLLKLRKNKYDLVVNLADQWMVSVLVRAIPASTKISHQFAHRDSKYWCNSFTHLTEPEGEHVVLNNLSVLKPLEIKELKTHLTMSYSEQDWKNIDERLLSLGVHSSYVVIQPTARQAFKCWDNEKFSAVIDALQSRGYQVVLTSGPSKEDLECISDIANGCRTKPVTELAGKTSFPELGALIAHAALFIGVDSAPMHIAAAVKTPIVCLFGATNHIFWRPWSDNVVQFWAGDYETMPPREELDRDKKYLSIIPASDVIKATEKMLPMNIRSMMTRY; encoded by the coding sequence GTGAAAAAACAGTTTAAAAAAATTCTTGTGATCAAGATGAGGTTTCATGGGGACATGCTGCTGACAACACCGGTTATCAGCTCATTAAAACACCAATATCCTGATGCTGAAATTGATGTTTTGCTTTATCAGGATACTATCCCTATCCTCTCTGAAAATGCTGAAATTAACGCTTTGTACGGCATGGCAGGGAAAAAAAGTGGTGGGCTGAGTAAAGCATGTAATTTTATTAAATTACTGCTAAAGCTGCGTAAAAATAAATATGATTTAGTTGTTAATCTAGCAGACCAATGGATGGTGAGTGTATTGGTTCGAGCAATTCCTGCTAGTACAAAAATTTCCCATCAGTTTGCCCACCGAGACTCTAAATATTGGTGTAATAGTTTTACGCATTTGACAGAACCTGAAGGCGAACATGTTGTTCTAAATAACCTATCAGTGCTCAAGCCGTTAGAAATAAAAGAACTAAAAACACATCTAACGATGTCTTATTCAGAGCAGGATTGGAAAAATATTGATGAAAGGTTATTAAGCCTTGGTGTCCATAGTAGCTATGTCGTCATCCAACCAACAGCACGCCAAGCCTTTAAGTGTTGGGATAATGAAAAATTCTCAGCCGTCATTGATGCATTGCAGTCTCGGGGTTATCAAGTGGTTTTAACTTCGGGGCCGAGTAAAGAAGATTTGGAATGTATCAGTGATATTGCAAATGGCTGCCGAACAAAGCCCGTTACTGAGCTTGCAGGGAAAACTTCATTTCCTGAGCTAGGCGCATTGATTGCTCATGCCGCTTTATTTATTGGTGTTGATTCGGCACCAATGCACATTGCTGCTGCAGTTAAAACGCCAATAGTGTGCCTTTTCGGTGCGACAAATCATATTTTTTGGCGGCCTTGGAGCGATAATGTCGTTCAGTTTTGGGCGGGTGATTATGAAACTATGCCACCGAGAGAAGAGCTAGATCGTGATAAAAAGTATTTATCCATTATTCCAGCTTCTGATGTAATTAAAGCAACAGAGAAAATGTTGCCGATGAATATTCGCTCTATGATGACAAGGTATTAA
- the rpmG gene encoding 50S ribosomal protein L33: MAKGIREKIKLVSSEGTGHFYTTTKNKRTMPEKLELKKFDPVVRKHVIYKEAKIK, translated from the coding sequence ATGGCTAAAGGTATTCGCGAGAAAATCAAGCTAGTCTCTTCTGAAGGTACAGGTCATTTCTATACCACTACGAAGAACAAGCGCACAATGCCAGAAAAACTGGAACTGAAAAAATTCGATCCAGTTGTTCGTAAGCATGTGATCTACAAAGAAGCAAAAATTAAATAA
- the rpmB gene encoding 50S ribosomal protein L28: protein MSRVCQVTGKRPMSGNNRSHALNATKRRFLPNLHSHRFWVESEKRFVTLRVSAKGMRVIDKKGIDAVLAELRTRGEKY, encoded by the coding sequence ATGTCACGAGTCTGCCAAGTTACTGGCAAGCGTCCAATGAGCGGTAACAACCGTTCACACGCATTAAACGCGACCAAACGTCGTTTTTTGCCAAACCTGCACTCTCACCGTTTCTGGGTTGAGTCTGAGAAACGTTTCGTAACACTGCGTGTATCTGCTAAAGGTATGCGTGTTATCGATAAAAAGGGTATTGATGCTGTTCTTGCTGAACTGCGTACCCGTGGTGAGAAGTACTAA
- the radC gene encoding RadC family protein, whose amino-acid sequence MSEHLDLPPREKLLAYGAAALSDAELLAIFLRTGSQGEPVLQLAKRLIQEFGSVYLLLQADYEKLKHCKGMGSCKFTQLQAVSELARRFFSEQFLYEDVMTGPEQLKAKLLDLFAGQEREVFVVIFLNNKNQIICHEELFKGTLNKVEVHPREIIRFAIKMNANGIILAHNHPSGNPEPSTADRQVTERIQRACAIMGIKLLDHFVVGHKQCVSFVERGWL is encoded by the coding sequence ATGAGTGAACATCTAGATTTACCACCAAGAGAAAAGCTACTCGCATACGGGGCGGCTGCGTTATCTGATGCTGAGCTACTCGCTATTTTTTTGCGTACAGGGAGCCAAGGTGAACCTGTTTTGCAGCTTGCGAAGCGTTTAATACAGGAGTTTGGTTCAGTGTATTTGCTTCTACAAGCAGACTACGAAAAACTAAAACACTGTAAAGGAATGGGGAGTTGTAAATTTACCCAACTACAGGCCGTCAGTGAACTAGCTCGACGCTTTTTCTCTGAACAATTTTTATATGAAGATGTGATGACTGGGCCTGAACAGTTGAAAGCAAAGTTGTTGGATTTATTTGCAGGGCAAGAGCGTGAAGTTTTTGTCGTGATATTTTTAAATAATAAAAATCAAATTATTTGCCATGAAGAGTTGTTTAAAGGTACTTTGAACAAAGTTGAAGTCCACCCTAGAGAAATTATTCGCTTTGCCATAAAAATGAATGCGAACGGCATTATATTAGCCCATAATCATCCATCGGGTAACCCAGAACCCAGCACTGCGGATAGGCAAGTGACAGAGCGAATCCAGCGAGCTTGCGCTATTATGGGGATTAAACTACTTGACCATTTTGTCGTCGGGCATAAGCAATGTGTCTCATTTGTAGAACGAGGGTGGTTATAA
- the coaBC gene encoding bifunctional phosphopantothenoylcysteine decarboxylase/phosphopantothenate--cysteine ligase CoaBC, protein MNQLSLLGKQIVIGISGGIAAYKIPELTRRLRDKGAIVRVVMTQGAKAFITPLTLQAVSGHPVSDDLLDPAAEAAMGHIELAKWADIIILAPATADLIARLSAGMANDLLTTVCLASAAPIALVPAMNQQMYKAKATQENLIKLQQRQCMIWGPDAGSQACGDIGPGRMIDPLEIVRLTSEFFTPKLDLQGIKLMITAGPTREALDPVRFISNHSSGKMGFAIAKAASQRGADVTLIAGPVNIETPEGVKRIDVTSGLEMYEQVHQTITEQNIFIGCAAVADYRAKNIAENKIKKQGDEVSITLIKNPDIVASVGNLKHNRPYVVGFAAETQNVEEYARQKRQQKQLDLICANDVSLADNGFNSDNNALHIFDANSDTRLPHCNKNELSHYLLDEILQRYEKN, encoded by the coding sequence ATGAATCAACTATCACTATTAGGTAAGCAGATAGTTATTGGTATTAGTGGGGGCATTGCCGCTTATAAAATCCCTGAACTTACCCGCCGTTTGCGCGATAAAGGTGCGATTGTGCGTGTTGTGATGACTCAAGGTGCAAAAGCCTTTATTACACCTTTAACCTTGCAAGCCGTTTCAGGGCATCCTGTTTCCGATGACTTACTTGACCCAGCCGCTGAGGCTGCTATGGGACATATTGAACTCGCTAAGTGGGCAGATATCATTATTCTAGCGCCTGCTACTGCGGATTTAATTGCTCGCCTCAGTGCAGGAATGGCAAATGATTTACTCACAACAGTTTGTCTTGCTTCCGCTGCACCGATTGCACTTGTGCCAGCAATGAACCAACAAATGTACAAAGCAAAAGCAACACAAGAAAATTTAATCAAATTGCAACAACGCCAATGTATGATTTGGGGGCCAGACGCAGGTAGCCAAGCTTGTGGTGATATTGGTCCTGGTCGCATGATTGACCCACTAGAAATTGTTCGTCTAACCAGTGAGTTTTTTACCCCTAAACTCGACTTACAAGGCATCAAATTAATGATCACTGCTGGCCCAACACGGGAAGCACTCGACCCCGTTCGTTTCATCAGCAACCATAGTTCGGGGAAAATGGGTTTTGCCATTGCTAAGGCAGCCAGTCAACGTGGTGCTGACGTCACTTTGATTGCGGGCCCTGTAAATATTGAAACACCTGAAGGGGTTAAGCGGATTGATGTCACGAGCGGCCTAGAAATGTATGAGCAAGTTCATCAAACCATTACAGAGCAAAATATTTTTATTGGTTGCGCCGCAGTTGCAGATTACCGAGCAAAAAACATTGCTGAAAATAAAATAAAAAAACAAGGTGATGAAGTTTCGATTACACTTATCAAAAATCCAGATATCGTGGCTAGTGTCGGCAACCTAAAACACAATAGGCCATATGTTGTTGGGTTTGCAGCTGAAACCCAAAATGTGGAAGAATACGCACGCCAAAAACGACAGCAAAAACAACTCGATCTCATTTGTGCCAATGACGTCTCACTAGCAGACAACGGATTTAATAGCGATAACAACGCGTTACATATTTTTGATGCTAACAGTGATACACGTTTGCCTCACTGCAATAAAAACGAATTAAGCCACTATTTACTTGACGAGATACTTCAACGTTATGAAAAAAATTGA
- the dut gene encoding dUTP diphosphatase, which produces MKKIDLKILDSRIGNEFPLPAYATTGSAGLDLRACLDAPIDLAPGQTELIPTGLAIHIADESLAAVILPRSGLGHKHGVVLGNLVGLIDSDYQGQLMVSVWNRSDKTFTIEPGERMAQMVFVPVVQAEFNIVDDFDATERGAGGFGHSGRQ; this is translated from the coding sequence ATGAAAAAAATTGACCTAAAAATCCTTGATAGCCGTATCGGTAATGAATTTCCTCTACCAGCCTACGCCACTACAGGTTCTGCTGGTTTAGATTTACGTGCATGCCTTGATGCACCTATCGATCTGGCGCCAGGTCAAACAGAACTTATTCCAACGGGTTTAGCCATTCACATTGCTGATGAAAGCCTTGCTGCTGTCATCTTACCTCGTTCAGGTTTAGGACATAAACATGGCGTCGTACTTGGTAACCTAGTTGGGCTCATTGACTCTGATTATCAAGGGCAACTTATGGTGTCTGTCTGGAACCGTAGTGATAAAACTTTTACTATTGAACCCGGTGAACGTATGGCTCAAATGGTATTTGTCCCGGTTGTTCAGGCGGAATTTAATATTGTTGATGATTTTGACGCAACAGAGCGTGGGGCTGGCGGTTTCGGCCATTCCGGCCGTCAATAA